A stretch of Desulfotomaculum sp. DNA encodes these proteins:
- the gap gene encoding type I glyceraldehyde-3-phosphate dehydrogenase, protein MSVKIGINGFGRIGRSIFRAAMNCPELEIVAVNDLTDACTLGHLLKYDSVHGELPYDVEAEDGLFRIQGKNITVISEKELHQLPWREKGVDFVIESTGLFTDGKLASIHVSQGAKKVLVTAPAKNEDITIVMGVNQEKYDPAKHKIISCASCTTNCLAPVMKVLHKEFGIMRGLLTTVHSLTNDQQLLDLPHKDLRRARAAMMSIIPTTTGAAKAVAKIFPDLAGKVDGMSMRVPTPNVSVIDLVADLSRPVDREEVNAALKQAAEGELKNILSYCDLPLVSRDFNGKPFSSTIDALSTMVVDGSMVKVLSWYDNEWGYSNRVIDTIIYMIQKGF, encoded by the coding sequence ATGTCTGTCAAAATAGGAATAAACGGATTTGGCCGGATAGGCCGCAGTATTTTTAGAGCCGCTATGAACTGCCCGGAACTGGAGATAGTCGCTGTCAATGACTTAACTGATGCATGCACACTGGGGCATTTATTGAAATATGATTCAGTACACGGTGAGCTTCCTTACGACGTAGAGGCGGAAGACGGGTTGTTTCGCATACAGGGTAAAAACATTACGGTTATTTCGGAAAAAGAACTGCATCAATTGCCGTGGCGGGAAAAAGGTGTGGATTTTGTAATTGAGTCAACCGGTCTTTTTACAGACGGAAAATTGGCCAGTATTCATGTGAGCCAGGGGGCGAAAAAAGTATTGGTTACCGCTCCTGCCAAAAACGAGGATATAACTATTGTAATGGGGGTAAATCAGGAAAAATATGACCCGGCCAAACATAAGATTATTTCCTGCGCTTCCTGCACGACCAACTGTCTGGCTCCCGTAATGAAGGTACTGCATAAGGAATTTGGCATCATGCGTGGTTTGTTGACTACCGTGCACTCCCTGACAAATGATCAGCAGCTTCTTGATCTTCCTCATAAGGATTTACGAAGGGCAAGGGCTGCCATGATGTCGATTATACCCACTACAACAGGCGCCGCAAAGGCAGTCGCGAAGATTTTTCCGGATCTTGCGGGAAAAGTAGACGGAATGTCCATGCGCGTCCCCACTCCCAATGTTTCCGTGATTGACCTGGTTGCTGACCTGAGCAGGCCTGTCGACAGGGAAGAAGTTAATGCCGCGCTTAAACAAGCGGCGGAAGGGGAACTAAAAAACATACTTAGTTACTGTGATCTTCCGCTGGTATCACGGGATTTTAACGGCAAACCTTTTTCTTCAACTATAGATGCTCTGTCCACCATGGTTGTAGACGGATCCATGGTAAAAGTATTGTCCTGGTATGACAACGAATGGGGTTATTCAAACAGGGTAATTGATACAATCATATATATGATTCAGAAGGGATTTTAA
- a CDS encoding AAA family ATPase codes for MEFCKLCHDRGVIISNDVAVPCTCGLQRALVRRLKESGLPKFLYTCTFENFDFSYYQTKEPVKSSNYFDTAKQTYQAALDFVDEFEKNSHCDGLFISGPVGSGKTFLACCIANALLAKGFLVLFVIVPDLLDHIRFSYNPNSGSDLTEQDILDTARQVPLLILDDLGSHNYTEWVRNKLYSILNHRLNYCLPTIITTNINLEDLDGFLGERTTSRIYQMCRPYRLMVSVDIRVAQRTKNQK; via the coding sequence TTGGAATTCTGTAAGCTTTGTCATGATCGGGGCGTAATAATCAGCAACGATGTTGCTGTACCGTGCACTTGCGGCCTCCAAAGGGCTTTAGTAAGGCGTCTTAAAGAATCGGGCCTGCCTAAATTTTTATATACCTGCACTTTCGAAAATTTCGATTTTAGTTATTATCAAACAAAAGAACCAGTTAAAAGCTCTAATTATTTTGATACTGCCAAACAAACATATCAGGCCGCTTTAGATTTTGTCGATGAATTTGAAAAAAACAGCCATTGTGACGGTTTATTTATTTCCGGGCCGGTCGGAAGCGGAAAGACTTTTTTGGCCTGCTGTATCGCCAATGCTTTGCTGGCAAAAGGTTTTCTGGTTCTTTTTGTAATTGTGCCCGATCTCCTTGATCACATCCGGTTTTCTTACAATCCAAACTCCGGATCTGACCTCACAGAACAAGACATTTTGGACACCGCCAGACAGGTCCCTCTCCTGATTCTGGACGACCTTGGCTCTCATAATTACACAGAATGGGTCCGCAATAAGCTTTATTCAATCCTCAACCACCGTCTGAATTACTGTCTGCCAACAATAATAACTACCAATATCAACCTTGAAGACCTCGATGGTTTCCTCGGAGAAAGGACAACTTCCCGTATTTATCAGATGTGCCGCCCGTACAGGCTGATGGTCAGCGTTGATATCAGGGTTGCCCAGCGCACAAAGAATCAAAAATAA
- a CDS encoding primosomal protein DnaI: MTVGSRKTLKKYRGGNITATFGTDLMLQGVTNIPNLLLKYYTGMGITDEEMMLILQILRLRMEERILYPTPELLAEYLGGGITRVERDLTSLLEKEILTVTQYYDESQSCILSGYDFEPLFEKLSEVWACLKVKEIEKTRLLLEEQSNSKQVSNKNFANLARNFEQEFGRPLSPMETEQIKRWLEEVDYYIVLNALRRAVLLGKHNFKYIDTILLQWSKNNLRTVEAIEEYERRFQNKRIRNSLPAARDSNKKDDIKKDDIDERKKAIIRTLYMN; the protein is encoded by the coding sequence ATGACCGTTGGAAGTAGAAAGACTTTAAAAAAATACCGGGGCGGTAATATTACTGCGACATTTGGCACTGATTTAATGCTGCAGGGAGTAACCAACATACCAAACCTGCTTCTGAAGTACTACACAGGAATGGGCATAACAGATGAAGAGATGATGCTGATCCTGCAGATTCTGCGTTTGCGCATGGAAGAAAGAATCCTTTACCCCACTCCTGAGTTGCTGGCTGAATATTTGGGTGGTGGAATCACCCGTGTAGAACGCGATCTGACCAGTCTGCTGGAAAAAGAAATCCTTACTGTCACTCAGTACTACGATGAGTCCCAGAGTTGTATCTTAAGCGGATATGATTTTGAGCCGCTGTTTGAAAAGCTTTCCGAGGTCTGGGCCTGTTTGAAAGTAAAAGAAATAGAAAAAACCCGTCTCTTACTTGAAGAACAATCCAACAGCAAGCAGGTGTCAAACAAGAACTTCGCTAACCTGGCAAGAAACTTCGAACAGGAATTCGGAAGACCATTATCGCCTATGGAAACTGAACAGATCAAGCGCTGGCTGGAGGAAGTTGATTATTACATTGTCCTCAACGCCTTGCGCAGGGCAGTTTTACTGGGAAAACATAATTTTAAATATATTGATACGATTCTTTTACAATGGAGTAAAAATAATCTTCGCACTGTCGAAGCAATTGAGGAATACGAACGGCGATTTCAGAACAAACGTATCAGAAATTCCCTTCCCGCTGCTAGAGACAGTAACAAAAAAGATGATATAAAAAAAGATGATATAGATGAACGTAAAAAAGCAATCATTAGAACTCTTTATATGAATTAG